DNA sequence from the Candidatus Fluviicola riflensis genome:
ACCTGGCGAAACGGAAAGTGTTTTGTGTACGACAAAAACACCATGCAGCTGAAAAAAGACTTCACTTACGTCGGTGAAGGCTGGGGATTGTGCAACGACGGTTCTTCACTCATCATGTCAGACGGAACGGAACGCATTACTTTCCGCGACCCGAAAACATTCAAACCGCTGCGCACTATCGAAGTATATGATGATCAAGGGCCGCGTGTCAACCTGAACGAATTGGAATACATCGACGGGAAAATTTACGCCAACATTTACACCACCAGCATCATTGTGGTGATTGATCCGAATTCCGGAAGAGTGTTGGAGCAAATTGATGCTTCCGGCCTCGAAGCCATTGGAAAAATGGGCGGTGAAGTGTTGAACGGAATTGCTTACAATCCGGCGACCAAAAAACTCTACCTGACAGGTAAATACTGGGGTAAGATCATCGAAGTTGCTCTTTCCGAATAAGAACATTTAGTCATGATAAGTCCGTACAACGACGATTATTTTATGCGTCAGGCGTATCAGGAAGCGCTGAAGGCCTACGATTTGGGTGAAGTTCCCGTAGGTGCCGTTGTGGTTGTTAATCAACAGGTTATTGCGCGCGCGCACAATCTTACCGAACGCTTAACGGACGTTACCGCTCACGCCGAAATGCAGGCCATCACTGCTGCTTCCGAGTTCCTTGGCGGTAAATACCTCAAAGGCTGTACACTTTACGTAACGCTGGAACCGTGTGTGATGTGCGCCGGAGCGCTCTACTGGTCACAAATTGACAAAATTGTATTCGCTGCGCGCGACGAAAAACGTGGTGCTGGCCGCTTTGATAATCAACTTTACCATCCAAAAACCGTAGTTCAAAACGGCAATATGCACGAAGAATGCCGTGAGTTGATGCAACGGTTTTTTGTAGCGAAACGATAGGAAAAGATAATCTTGGAAAGCCGTAAGGCATAATGGCGACTCCCCTCAAGGGGAGAAGCAGATTTTCCTTCGCAATTAAAACCGACCGGTTCCAAGAAAAAAGCCACTTCCTTGTCACAAGAAGCGGCTTTTAGTAAATATTTATAACGTTCTTAAAACCCTCTCGTCGTTTTTACCAATTGCTTGATTTCCACTTCGCCGTTGGCAGATTTGATCGTTACGAAGTAAACGCCATCGGCCATTTGGTTAACGTTGAGTTCCTGTGACGTTTGTAGGCTTTTTCCGCTGAATGAATCGATTATCTGTCCATTTGT
Encoded proteins:
- a CDS encoding tRNA-specific adenosine deaminase, which codes for MISPYNDDYFMRQAYQEALKAYDLGEVPVGAVVVVNQQVIARAHNLTERLTDVTAHAEMQAITAASEFLGGKYLKGCTLYVTLEPCVMCAGALYWSQIDKIVFAARDEKRGAGRFDNQLYHPKTVVQNGNMHEECRELMQRFFVAKR